Proteins encoded within one genomic window of Acidobacteriota bacterium:
- a CDS encoding TonB-dependent receptor — translation MFSQRGVWRLVQVALIVILFSLYTQAQSGQTGVITGKVIDETTLNPLPNTKVVVSGTSIGGVTDRTGAFRIERVPAGTQTLEFSYLGYDLLNREVTVPEGNSLVLEISLKQSVQEVITVYGEPILQGQARALNQQKNAETIQNVVSADQIGRFPDPNAAEATQRIPGITIQRDQGEGRYVLVRGTEARLNAMMINGQRVPSPEGDIRQVALDVIPADLLETIEVTKALTPDMDADSIGGSVNLVTKQAPERRIFSITYGAGLNNIVQGAIQNGNVTFGQRFFENKLGLVASGSFFNTNRGSQNFETSYDDGEIEDFELRDYSINRKRNATNLALDYKPNANHTFFFNGIYNYYSDQEYRRRVTNKVQDNEIERELKDRFEVQRIAQFSIGGKHFLPHNWQVDYRFSYGYAEEDEPNALNTVFLQEDIEFRPNVTPTSIDPDNIRVNVLNEDVSKFVLDEISNDFNFTSDRDVSFWGNIAHAFLVSDGISGSFKAGGKFWRKRKFRNNETTIFKPEDDVFLKDNLDRQFFAQKSIIDGRYVIGQHVNAAAARAFLTSLNLERETDFEADAADFLATERIGAGYAMATFYFGQRFSLLPGFRYEHTSYDYKGFDVLFNPDGDYVSTTPVTGKSSTGIFLPALHAKYRLGENTNVRAAFTRSLARPNYVDLVPTQLIIEEDEEITRGNPNLELTRSWNVDVLAEHYFNTVGVVSGGFFYKKIDDFIFPFQFREQRNGDSFDVTQPQNGKSADLYGLEFAFQNKLRFLPGPLDGFGLYFNYTYTNSSAKLQDGRVITLPGQNKHTGNASINYEKKGFSGSLSWNYQGKYLNEVGAEPNRDIFLDDRLQLDLSVSQAITPKIRVFGQLINLTNSPFRRFEGINVRPVQEEYYSFWGTFGVKFDF, via the coding sequence ATGTTTTCTCAACGTGGGGTGTGGCGGCTGGTACAGGTTGCACTCATCGTCATTTTATTCAGTTTGTATACCCAGGCTCAGTCTGGGCAAACCGGTGTGATTACCGGGAAGGTCATTGACGAAACGACCTTGAACCCGTTACCCAACACCAAAGTGGTGGTTTCTGGCACCTCAATCGGCGGCGTAACCGACCGAACAGGTGCTTTTCGAATTGAGCGAGTGCCAGCGGGCACCCAAACACTGGAGTTTTCCTATCTTGGGTATGACCTGTTGAACCGGGAAGTGACCGTACCGGAAGGCAATTCGCTGGTGCTCGAAATCTCGTTGAAACAAAGCGTGCAGGAAGTGATTACCGTCTATGGTGAACCCATCTTGCAGGGGCAGGCGAGGGCGCTCAACCAGCAGAAAAACGCTGAGACCATCCAAAATGTCGTTTCGGCGGACCAGATTGGCCGGTTTCCCGATCCCAATGCGGCTGAGGCGACGCAACGCATTCCCGGTATCACGATCCAGCGCGACCAGGGTGAAGGGCGCTATGTGCTGGTGCGTGGGACGGAAGCCCGGCTCAATGCCATGATGATCAACGGCCAGCGGGTTCCATCTCCGGAGGGCGATATCCGTCAGGTGGCGCTGGATGTCATTCCGGCTGATTTGCTTGAAACCATCGAAGTGACCAAAGCCCTGACCCCGGATATGGATGCCGATTCGATTGGCGGGTCCGTCAATCTGGTCACCAAACAGGCACCGGAACGCCGAATCTTTTCAATTACTTATGGTGCCGGATTGAACAACATCGTTCAGGGGGCCATTCAAAACGGAAACGTGACTTTTGGCCAGCGGTTTTTTGAGAACAAGCTGGGGCTGGTGGCATCCGGCAGTTTCTTTAACACGAACCGGGGCTCGCAGAATTTTGAAACTTCATATGATGACGGTGAAATCGAGGATTTTGAGTTGCGGGATTATTCGATCAATCGCAAACGCAACGCCACCAATCTGGCGCTGGATTATAAGCCCAACGCCAACCATACCTTCTTTTTCAATGGCATTTACAATTACTACAGCGACCAGGAATATCGTCGCCGGGTTACCAACAAGGTCCAGGACAATGAAATCGAGCGCGAACTCAAGGACCGGTTCGAAGTCCAGCGGATTGCTCAGTTTTCAATCGGCGGGAAACATTTTCTCCCTCACAACTGGCAGGTGGACTATCGGTTTAGCTATGGCTATGCCGAAGAAGATGAACCCAACGCGCTCAATACGGTTTTCTTACAGGAAGATATTGAATTCAGGCCAAATGTGACGCCGACTTCGATTGACCCGGACAATATTCGGGTCAATGTGCTCAATGAAGATGTGAGCAAGTTTGTGCTTGATGAAATTTCCAATGATTTCAATTTCACCTCGGATCGTGATGTGTCGTTTTGGGGCAACATCGCGCATGCGTTTCTGGTGAGCGATGGCATCAGCGGGTCATTCAAAGCCGGAGGAAAATTCTGGCGCAAACGCAAGTTTCGCAACAACGAAACCACCATTTTCAAACCGGAAGATGATGTCTTCTTAAAGGACAATCTGGACCGGCAGTTTTTTGCCCAGAAAAGCATCATTGATGGCCGCTATGTGATTGGTCAGCATGTGAATGCCGCCGCCGCCCGAGCCTTTCTTACCTCACTGAATTTGGAACGAGAAACTGATTTCGAAGCCGACGCGGCTGATTTCCTGGCGACTGAGCGGATTGGGGCCGGCTATGCCATGGCGACATTTTACTTTGGCCAGCGCTTCAGTCTGCTGCCGGGTTTCCGCTATGAGCATACTTCATATGATTACAAAGGGTTTGATGTTCTTTTCAACCCTGATGGGGACTATGTTTCGACCACACCCGTCACCGGAAAGAGTTCAACCGGAATCTTTCTGCCGGCGCTTCATGCCAAATATCGGCTCGGAGAAAACACCAATGTGAGAGCGGCCTTTACGCGTTCGCTCGCCCGTCCCAACTATGTTGATTTGGTGCCAACCCAGCTCATCATTGAAGAGGACGAAGAAATCACCCGTGGAAACCCCAATCTGGAATTGACCCGCTCCTGGAATGTGGATGTGCTGGCCGAACACTATTTCAACACAGTCGGTGTGGTGTCAGGCGGGTTTTTCTACAAGAAAATTGATGATTTCATCTTCCCATTCCAGTTTCGCGAGCAGCGCAACGGTGATTCCTTTGATGTCACCCAACCCCAGAATGGAAAGAGTGCCGATCTGTACGGGCTGGAGTTTGCCTTTCAAAATAAATTGCGATTTCTGCCCGGACCATTGGATGGATTTGGGCTGTACTTCAATTACACCTACACCAATTCCAGCGCCAAACTCCAGGATGGTCGAGTGATCACCCTGCCCGGACAGAACAAGCACACCGGGAACGCCTCGATCAATTATGAAAAGAAAGGTTTTTCCGGAAGTCTTTCGTGGAACTACCAGGGGAAATACCTGAACGAAGTCGGCGCCGAACCCAATCGGGAT
- a CDS encoding phytase, whose translation MFRSVNWPRFPRTGMWAVVGMLMFGGPIWAQNAASSPGVNLPKDPIHEVLATVETAPIQKAGDSADDPAIWVNPHDAAQSLVIGTNKKGGLVVYDLSGKELQYLKDGRMNNVDVRSGFKLGTETVALVTAGNRSNDSIAIYVIDSATRRLKSVAARKIQTHTVYGSCMYRSARTGKFYYILTCKDGLVEQYELLDTGKGKVDARLVRRFDVGTVAEGCVADDELGNLYISEENVGIWKYGAEPNAGIDRILVDKSDGSGHLMADVEGVTLACGPDGSGYLIASSQGNNTYVMYRRDGQNAYVKTFRIVAGNGIDETSETDGIDVSTANLGPQFPNGLFVAQDGTNDQGNQNFKFVPWHLIDRK comes from the coding sequence ATGTTTCGTTCTGTAAACTGGCCCAGATTCCCGCGCACGGGAATGTGGGCCGTGGTTGGAATGCTGATGTTCGGTGGGCCGATCTGGGCCCAGAATGCTGCATCTTCACCCGGTGTGAACCTACCCAAAGACCCGATCCACGAGGTTTTAGCCACGGTCGAGACCGCACCAATTCAGAAGGCTGGGGATTCGGCTGACGATCCGGCGATTTGGGTCAACCCTCACGATGCTGCCCAAAGTTTAGTGATCGGCACCAATAAAAAAGGCGGACTGGTGGTGTATGACCTGTCCGGCAAAGAGTTGCAGTACCTCAAAGATGGGCGGATGAACAATGTTGATGTCCGGTCCGGGTTCAAGCTTGGGACTGAAACCGTAGCGCTGGTGACCGCCGGAAATCGCTCAAACGATTCAATTGCCATCTATGTGATTGACTCCGCCACCCGACGGCTGAAATCGGTTGCCGCCCGAAAGATCCAGACCCATACCGTATACGGCTCCTGTATGTATCGCAGTGCCAGAACCGGTAAGTTTTACTATATCTTAACCTGCAAAGACGGCCTGGTTGAGCAATATGAACTGCTCGATACCGGCAAAGGAAAAGTAGACGCCAGACTGGTTCGCCGGTTTGACGTGGGTACGGTTGCCGAAGGCTGCGTGGCCGACGATGAACTCGGGAATCTCTATATTTCTGAAGAAAATGTCGGCATCTGGAAGTATGGTGCCGAACCCAATGCTGGTATTGACCGGATACTGGTTGATAAATCAGATGGCAGTGGTCACCTGATGGCTGACGTCGAAGGGGTGACACTCGCCTGTGGTCCGGATGGCAGCGGGTATTTGATCGCCTCAAGTCAAGGCAACAATACCTATGTAATGTATCGGCGTGACGGCCAAAACGCCTACGTCAAGACATTTCGAATTGTGGCTGGAAACGGCATTGATGAGACCTCGGAAACCGATGGAATCGATGTTTCAACCGCCAATTTGGGACCCCAGTTTCCCAATGGTTTGTTTGTTGCCCAGGATGGAACCAACGATCAGGGGAATCAGAACTTCAAGTTTGTGCCGTGGCACCTGATTGATCGGAAATAG